The Kryptolebias marmoratus isolate JLee-2015 linkage group LG7, ASM164957v2, whole genome shotgun sequence region TGGATGGGTCTTACCGTCTTCATACCTCTGGCTCAGGACGGCACCGACACCAGTGTCAGAAGCATCCACCTCCACGATGAACTGCCGAGTCAGGTCTGGGGAGTGAAGAACAGGGGCAGAAGTGAACAGGTCCTTCAGTCTTTTGAAGGCCTGGTCAGCGGAGGAATTCCACTCAAACCGAGACTTAGCGGATGTGAGTGCGTGAAGAGGAGAGGCCACAATACTACAGTTACGGATGAACCTGCGGTAAAAATTGGTGAACCCCAGAAATCTCTGGAGCTGCTTCCGACCGCTAGGAACGGGCCAGTCCAGGACAGCCGAGATCTTACTCTGTTCCATAGACAGTTGATTTGGCGAGATCATGAACCCCAGAAAGGTGGTTGAGGGTACATGGAACTCACACTTCTCCGCCTTAACAAACAGGTTATTCTGAAGAAGGCGAAGAAGTACAGACCGAACCTGGGTAACGTGTGTGTGGAGGTCTTTAGAAAAAATTAGGATGTCGtccaagtaaacaaacacaaattgtCCGACCATGTCTCTTAATACGTCGTTGACTAGGGCCTGAAAGACTGCAGGAGCGTTAGTCAGCCCGAACGGCATGACCAAATATTCGTAATGGCCTGTAGGTGTGTTGAAagccgtcttccactcatctcccTCACGAATCCGTACCAAGTGGTAAGCATTTCTTAAGTCCAACTTAGTAAAGACTGTGGCCCCCTGAATGCGTTCGAACACGGTGTTCATAAGGGGTAGAGGGTAGCGGTTCTTAACCGTGATGTCATTGAGCCCCCGAAAGTCTATACATGGCCGCAGAGATCCATCCTTCTTTCcgacaaagaagaagccagcgCCAGCCGGTGAAGAGGAAGGACGGATGATCCCCGCTTGAAGGGCGTCCCTGATGTATTCCCTCATGGCTCCCTCCTCAGGTCCGGACAGTGGATACAGCCGACCCTTGGGAGGGCAAGTGCCTGGCAGGAGGTCTATGGCACAGTCATAAGGTCGATGAGGGGGTAGAGAAGTGGCCCGGTGTTTACTAAAAACTTCTCTTATATCATGATACTGTACGGGAACTTGTGAGATGTCTGGCTCCTCCTGTGGGTGTTTGGAGCTGGCGGGCTCAGAAGGTCTCGCGGCTagaagacaggaagacagacaaTGAGAACTCCATCCCAGCACCTCTCCACGAACCCAGTCGAGGTGTGGATTGTGACGACGTAACCAGGTGGCGCCCAGGATAACGGAGATGTCAGGTGAGTTGATAATAAGAAATGTGATTAATTCATGGTGGTTGCCCCCGATGATCAGCTTGATGGGCTCTGTTTCGAGTTCGACCTGGTGGAGAACATGGCCGTCAATTGCCTGAACCTCAGTGTTCCTTGTACTTGGTTTAAGACTTAGTTTCAGTGACTGAGCTAGTCCTGCATCCATAAATTCAGTATCAGCACCTGAATCTACGAAAACTGCTTGGGGGTAAGACTGTTCATTTACTAAGATCTGTGACTGCAAAGTAACGAGAGAGGACGGGCTAACTGCTCTCCTCTGATTAAACAAGGCAGTCCCTAAGCGTGTAGGTACTGACCTTTTAGCTGGACACATGCGTAGCTGATGCTCCTCGCTGCCACAATAGAAGCAAAGGCCGTTCCTCATCCTTCGCTCCCTTTCTGAGGTGGACAGTCGAGACCGACCGATCTGCATGGGCTCCTGAGGGGGTGAAGCAGGACGTCCTGAAGCAGAGAACGAGCTGGGACGTCCGGGAGGGTTGGTCGGTGTCTGGTTAGGTCGTTCAGTCCCCCTCTCCTGCCTTCTTTCATACAGCCTTTGATCGATTCGTGAAGCCAGAGCTTCCAACTCTGCCAGACCCCTGGGTGGATCCCTGGTTGCGAGTTCATCCTTGATTCGCTCATTTAGTCCCTGGTAGAAAGCATCACAAAGTGCCTCACCATTCCACCCACTCTTTGCTGCCAAGGCATGAAAGTCAATGATGTACTCGTTTACACGTCTAGTGCCCTGTCTGATCCTCCATANNNNNNNNNNNNNNNNNNNNNNNNNNNNNNNNNNNNNNNNNNNNNNNNNNNNNNNNNNNNNNNNNNNNNNNNNNNNNNNNNNNNNNNNNNNNNNNNNNNNNNNNNNNNNNNNNNNNNNNNNNNNNNNNNNNNNNNNNNNNNNNNNNNNNNNNNNNNNNNNNNNNNNNNNNNNNNNNNNNNNNNNNNNNNNNNNNNNNNNNNNNNNNNNNNNNNNNNNNNNNNNNNNNNNNNNNNNNNNNNNNNNNNNNNNNNNNNNNNNNNNNNNNNNNNNNNNNNNNNNNNNNNNNNNNNNNNNNNNNNNNNNNNNNNNNNNNNNNNNNNNNNNNNNNNNNNNNNNNNNNNNNNNNNNNNNNNNNNNNNNNNNNNNNNNNNNNNNNNNNNNNNNNNNNNNNNNNNNNNNNNNNNNNNNNNNNNNNNNNNNNNNNNNNNNNNNNNNNNNNNNNNNNNNNNNNNNNNNNNNNNNNNNNNNNNNNNNNNNNNNNNNNNNNNNNNNNNNNNNNNNNNNNNNNNNNNNNNNNNNNNNNNNNNNNNNNNNNNNNNNNNNNNNNNNNNNNNNNNNNNNNNNNNNNNNNNNNNNNNNNNNNNNNNNNNNNNNNNNNNNNNNNNNNNNNNNNNNNNNNNNNNNNNNNNNNNNNNNNNNNNNNNNNNNNNNNNNNNNNNNNNNNNNNNNNNNNNNNNNNNNNNNNNNNNNNNNNNNNNNNNNNNNNNNNNNNNNNNNNNNNNNNNNNNNNNNNNNNNNNNNNNNNNNNNNNNNNNNNNNNNNNNNNNNNNNNNNNNNNNNNNNNNNNNNNNNNNNNNNNNNNNNNNNNNNNNNNNNNNNNNNNNNNNNNNNNNNNNNNNNNNNNNNNNNNNNNNNNNNNNNATGTCCAGAAATCCGAAAACCAGCAAgtatccgacaggggcaaggcgtgGGGAAAAATCCAAAAGGCAAGAGCGGGGTCgaggcacaggaagtcagtccgtgaacgctggagaattacttgctgttgggctttcataatctggcactggagtagagcagagaaggagaatatataggcCACCGCCCAGGTGTAGGGGAGGTGATCAACAGCGGGCCCAGGTGACGAGAATTAACATGATTAACACAGGCATGGCAAACACAGGCAAGATTATTACAGAATATAATCttcagcagacctgctgatgtcctgtttgttgctcattCACAGTCTACTGTGTGTGTGATGTGgctgtgtgtgcagctgcatACAGCAATTATTAACTGACATACGAATACAACATGTTTAGGGGTACACAATTTACTACCAAGTGTGAACTGAGGTATCTGATCTGACCCCTTGCAGTCACATCCCCCCAAATTGATttgtaaatacaaatttaaacagtCTCCTAAAGCATTCTGAAACCAACATTTCTAAACCTTATAAAACAATTGTAGCTATGATCCTTGTCGTGACATCTTACATTCGCAAATGCTCTGGCAAACACAGAACACATGCCTGTAAGTCATTATTTGGTCCAGGCATTTCTCCAATGTTCTCCCATTTTTGCGTGATAGTATTGTAACGATGAACCATGTTAGTGTCACTGCAGTCCTCCTGACTGTACCCACctaacaaatacatttttcccTCCAAAACTGCACTTCCTGCTCCTACATGTGGCACCAGCAGAGATGTGAAGGCAGTCCAGGTGTTAGCAGCTGGGCAGTACACTTCGCAAGCTAGCTGACTGATTGCAATCGTGTTAACATCTGTTGTGATTCCTCCTGCTACATAAAGGCAATCACCCAGGACCTCCATGCAGTGATGAGCTCGAGGATTGTTCATGTTTGCCAGAAAGGTGCTCCCCATCTCTGGGTGGTACAGAAACATGGATGAAAGACAGAGGAAGTCAGTGTTTTGGCCCCCCGAGATGAAAATCTGCCCTTTAAGAACCTTTGCTACGTGCCCACTTAAAGGTAGATCCAAAGGCCAGGTGAAGCTGAAAGAGAAGagatatttaaaatgaagaattattattatcacctaacacacagtgactgctggagataagctgGATATAGCTCTCTATGAACCAGattggagaagcaggtaaaaaaaatgaatggctGGATGGTGGGAAATAATGGAAGCAGGGACAACATTTATAAGTCCAAGAGTCACATGTTCTCATAAATTGCTTTAGTTAAAATTTGGGTGAATAAAATGAGTTAAGTTTATATGTTTTCAAGTAGCATGAGTCATAagcagactgtttttaaaacaaagatattaAATCGTTTGTGAACTACCAATGTGAggcttaaagttgtttttactgGCTGCTGCGTGGCTTTTTTGAGCCAGAATTTATGTGCAACAGATGGATTTGACTAAGAATCAAAAGACATTTGGGACATCTGAAAATCAGACAGTGCAGAGGTAATACTGACTTCCCATTTACATATAAATTCAAACTTAACATAAacttctgttattttttgtctcttctaACCTTATGTAgtttatgattttatgttttgcttatcacccgccaccaagggtgataatgtttttccccatgtctgtgtgtttgtatgtcagAAAGGCACATACAGTAAATGGCTATGGCTCAGTCAATTTACAGAGCTAAAaattgtggtagtagctgagagcaaTTCACtgcacacactctgagcactcaTTAATCATTcaagattgtttttaaaactttgccaataattATCATTATTACAATGAACTCTACCTATCTGATAGCTAAATATCATGTGTCCTTATGTGTCCTCCAGATCCCTTACATCTAATGATCATTTGCTTTTAGTTACCCTGAGGTcaaggctggtccacagaggtgatcatGTCTTTAGTTGTTTCAatgtccaggctggtccacagattACTTAGCTCCTTGGTTGAGCTAATAATTAGGTTTTACAATTTGGGACTTTTGTGCaactttaagcaaaaatgtaaacCTTGAAATGTTAATATTCTGTTTGTACCTCCAAGAGTCTGTAGTAGGACAATAGAGTTCAACACTGTCCATATGGTTGAATTCACAGTGTCCACCAATGGCATAAAGTTTTCCATCCAGAACaaccacagagaaaaaacaTCTCTTTTCCTGCATTTCACTCAGGCTCTCCCAGCTGTCTTGAAGGGGGTCATACCTGCAGATGTTGTGTAAAGAGATAAAGGTAACATAAGCAGCatgcattttgcattttgagTTTTTAGATGTTATACTTTCTCACCTATAAGTCGAGTTTAATGTGTCTTCAATGCCGTAATACTTTTTGCCTCCAAAAATGTACAGTTGTCCATTCAGCACAGCAACCTCATGACTAAACCTGGCTGGCTCTGGCATCTCTCCTAAACTTCTCCACTCCATTGCCTTTTGTATTCCTGTAAAACTCCTCAAAGAATTTCCAAACCAAAGCTTTCTGCTAATGCTGCGTCCACCCAGGTCTGCAGAAATCTGGTCCCCATCAACTAAGACCAGACTCTCTTTGGGCAGATAGATCCGACATTGATTCTGCACTACAGTTTGAGAGGAGCAGAACTCTTGAAGAACTGCTTCGTACAGCCCTGCTAAGCTGTGATCATACCACATGTCCTGAGACTGGACCTCTTTGAACTCTTCAAATGTCATGAGTGGAAAATGGACAGTTTTCATTAGCTCTTTGGCAAGTTTGTGCCTTCTGTTGGGCTTTGCTTGAATCCATGATACCACTGCATTAAACACAACAAGCTCAGAGGGAACACAGAGTGAGGTACTGTTCAGGTACTTGAGGAGCTGTTTGGCTGGCAGGTCCTTGAACTTTGAGGTGCATGCTACCTTTTCGAACTGCCTCAGGACAAAATCATCCGCTGCTTTGAGAAGGTGTGCTATTTCATAGGCTTCAGCAAATGTTACCACATCCAGACAAGTGTGAGGAGTTATTTCTTGTTGAAGGAAATTGAGGCACAAGGATAGGGCGGGCTGGTACTGGAGCTGAAGAGCTGCACTAGTGATCTCAAAGATGCATGTCCAGCTGAGGGGAAGAGATCCACTGTAGGAGCTACCAACTAGAGCTTCAAGTTCTGAAGCCAACAGGAAGGGTAGGCTCACGGAAGACTGAAGTAACTCCTTCATGCCCAAGGTGAACATTCCACGGAAGTAGTCACTACTGACAGCCAGGATGACTCTGTGGACTAGACAAAAGATGGTACGAAGTGAATACCTCAGCTAACATGTCCAGTGCATGTGTTAAGTCTTTCAAACAAGATATTTGTTGGTATACCCCTCAGTTTGAGTAAAATGTGACTTGTTTAAATCTGGTAATTTAAAAACacctatcattccttgaaggaataaatGTCTttcattacagttttttttactgaggtCGTACTCGTGTTCTCACTAGAACCAGGAAGTTCACCCCAGTTCTAAAATCCTTACACTGGCTTCATGTAGCTCAGAGAATTGACATTAAATTACTGCTGCTGGTATATAGATCACTGAATGGCTttgcaccacaatacattaaagatctgctgttgttgtatcAACGTTCCAGACCACTCAGGCCTTCTGGTTCTGGTCAGGAATCTAATTTGGTGActgtaaattattgtttttgtatgtttttttatgactttttaattttgtttttatgatgtaaagcactttgaactgccatgtgttgaaatgtgctatacaaataaacttgacttgtaTGTTGAGATATatgcagctgtttttaattaaatcttgaAACAGTGTTAGTGTCACTGCAGTCCAATATGTGCAATCTCACTCACTACTTTTGTAGTCAGTTAGAAttaggagtatgtgttgtaaatgactctcagatactgccagtttttgttcattttctgtaaaataaatgtatgtgtTGCCTACAGGATTTCTAGCTAATGgctaattttcagtttttcaccaTGGTTTTGCTTTTCTACTCACCAATAAGATGCAATAATTATCATAACAATTCATCTCTACCTCAAGCTTTAATTAggcatcaaataaaacagaataaaacactaGAATTACAACAAATCAGAAATATAAGATCTAAATagattataataataaaaacctcaaaaaaTTTCTGCCCacgttgtttaaaaaaaaaaggcacaatgtCATTTCTTGTGTAGCACAagtccctttttcttttgtctcatcAAAGACTGTCAGGCCACATCCTTTTTACCTTTTCAGAATTCTAAAtcttgttaataataataatgacaatatTATCAAGAACATTTATAATTGTTAACATTATTATTGTATAAGACTAATACAACTAATACATTATTATTGATAAAAATTCAAATGGCCCTTTTGGGATAATAAAGAGTCTTGAACTTAAAGGATAGGAGTGTTGTGGCTTTTTAAAGAGAGAAGTAAAGGATGCAGAATTGGCTACTTTAAATTTACCAATTGAATGAGTACTTACCATGAAGAGACCCACCAAGAGCTTCCAGAATTACATCACACCCCACTCAGTTCATCCACTGCTGTTCGATAGACTGAAAACTGATCATTATTTGTTGTACAGCAGAGATCTTTTCATCTTTATTGCATACTTTAGTTTTTGTAGGTGGCACTTCTTTACTGGCACAAAGGGCCAACACTCGTGGGGCCCCCAGTGCttgagctgcagcttttatctGGTCCATGTGCTTGTTCAAACATGATACGAGTCCAGTGTAGGCAAACTCCACAATCGCTTCTAATTCAACATGATCCACCTCTGGACCAAGAAAGAGTGACCATTCATGAACTCCAGCATTTCTATTTGTGTCAATTCTTTCATCGACTCTACTGGTCATTTCTTTGCTTCCATTCAGGTTCTTCCAAATTAGTGAGCTGACAGCTGCCAGGACCAGGGAGTGCACACAGAAACTCCTCCCATCCTCAGTGTTCAGAGTAAGGTCAGTGAGGATGGAAGAATCTTTGAACTCTTTCGAGCTGAGGAATATCCTTGTGGGATAATCATCTTTACAGAAAATCTTtacctcctcctcatcatcatcatcatcgtcattaTCGTTGACCTGTGAGCAATGAGCTTCCTCACTGTCTGAAGACTCATCTTCTTgtagattttcatgaaattcttCCTGAGTTGCCCAAGATATCGAAATTTTTGTCTCATCACCTGTTGGTATgttccatccattgtcttcagACCGGTCCCCAAACGTCCAGGATTGAAATCTCCCATCATCGTTTCTCTGTAATGGATCTTGCTGCTCATCAGAATCTTCAAGCTGTTTTTCAGCATATTGGATGTCAACTTTATTACTGGATCTTGAATCTTCAGTGGTAATTAATTCCACTAAATCTGacaggtttttatcttttttccttttggtatCTTCTTGTTCTCtatgttttttgctttgctgcATATTTTCAACTTGAATGCTGCTTATCCTGTCTCTGTCATTTTGCTCCTGTCCATCTTCCTCATTATCATCCTCCTGAATGTAGACCTCAATCTTCTCCCTATCCACCTTGTTCTTCTCCTCAAACTTTCTTTCCACAATATCTTcccactcttcttcttcttctatctTAACAATCTCTGCTTTCTTTTCCCCCTCACACACCTCATCGTCCCCTATAAACTTCAAGTCATTCTCATCTCCTGcttctcttttatttgcttcaaCATTATCACCATCTTCCTCCTTATAAAGTCCTTTCTCAAGATACTTTTCCTCAccagtttcttttattatttcctcCTCTCTATTATTCCCATTTCCCCCTACTTCATtttccatcctcttcctcttttagATCCTCTTGCTGGTTGTTGATATCTTCACCTTCCTTTTCTTCCCAATCAAACTGAGTCCATCGGCTCATCCTCTCCTTGCATCGTTTTCTTTTGCTCTTCTTAATCTTTCTCCTCCAATCCTACCAGTCTTTCTGAATGCATGAATTATCTGCTGCCATTCTAATTTGTTCCAGTACCTCTAATCTGTCTGAGCTTTTTACACCACCAAGAGCTGAAAGACTACAGGTCCCTTACTTTTTGCACTGCCTTTGAGGAAAAGTGTCCACACAGTTGTCGATCATGTGTGTCCAGTTGTAAAGCTCCAATTGAATGTTGGTATTACTGCTGCAAGCAGCTACCTTTCTTATCTTATCAGCTTCAGAGCTGTCTATTTCCTCCTcatctgcctctctctctctctctgtatggGAAGATTCAAGGGGCACCAGTTCCCACGATTCCTCATGTGACCAAACAATCTGCTATGTACAGTGTAATATATCACGTGCTAGTGTATGTTCTCAGATGACAAAAGTGTCCAGCAGACACCAAGCAAGTCTTGtaaaaggatttatttgttCGTACTTTAAAACAATTCCTATAATTTCCTTTACTTCTTCTACTTGTTATCATCCCTTTAAAGTTTGAtaacaaaccttaaaaaactTACTTTTGGGGGCAGCTGAATCACTGCCTATCTGAGTCTATGAACCACGACAGCTCGAGAGGCCTCGGCAGGCATTTCTGCTCTCACACATACAACTTGGGGATTGGCAATAAATGCCCAGAGGGTCACCAGTGGGATCATGTTGCTCCTCCACATCCAAATACAGTGGA contains the following coding sequences:
- the LOC108245258 gene encoding kelch-like protein 33, whose amino-acid sequence is MFTLGMKELLQSSVSLPFLLASELEALVGSSYSGSLPLSWTCIFEITSAALQLQYQPALSLCLNFLQQEITPHTCLDVVTFAEAYEIAHLLKAADDFVLRQFEKVACTSKFKDLPAKQLLKYLNSTSLCVPSELVVFNAVVSWIQAKPNRRHKLAKELMKTVHFPLMTFEEFKEVQSQDMWYDHSLAGLYEAVLQEFCSSQTVVQNQCRIYLPKESLVLVDGDQISADLGGRSISRKLWFGNSLRSFTGIQKAMEWRSLGEMPEPARFSHEVAVLNGQLYIFGGKKYYGIEDTLNSTYRYDPLQDSWESLSEMQEKRCFFSVVVLDGKLYAIGGHCEFNHMDSVELYCPTTDSWSFTWPLDLPLSGHVAKVLKGQIFISGGQNTDFLCLSSMFLYHPEMGSTFLANMNNPRAHHCMEVLGDCLYVAGGITTDVNTIAISQLACEVYCPAANTWTAFTSLLVPHVGAGSAVLEGKMYLLGGYSQEDCSDTNMVHRYNTITQKWENIGEMPGPNNDLQACVLCLPEHLRM